One Thalassotalea atypica DNA window includes the following coding sequences:
- a CDS encoding DNA translocase FtsK: MVAILSSESRKLSGAQRLLEAGLLFCTVIAMYLMLALFTFDPADPGWSQTGYKTPVRNLGGSVGAYLSDLLLNFFGVIAYSLPFVIAFIGWLLFQKFYRLMQLDYLTLGLKFIGFFMFYIGVTSLASMNFDDIFYFSAGGILGDIISGTFIVYLSFVGSTLLFLMLTCTGFVFLTGISWLTIIDNIGQYTISAALFLIALPKLLQDKFGTSDIEPSFSDSAKLVGAQEQSLKDEANKELDESRERVRDAFGQTEVLAQQDNDDEVIPNEERIEPFIEIDDLLNEPLSVNVQENVSKEEIAAAFEPVEKIQVEEPATLHDKIHQQLANAKESEPDYVSLPSLDLLDRSDRVKNPIDKEQLDKVSRLVEAKLIEFGVKADVVDVFPGPVITRFELDLAPGVKVSKITNLSKDIARSLSAKSVRVVEVIEGKSVIGIELPNKNRDTVFFADVLACEKFEQSPSNLAMAIGSDISGKPVVADLAKMPHLLVAGTTGSGKSVAVNTMIVSILYKSSPEDVRMIMIDPKQVELSVYDGIPHLLSEVVTDMKEASNALRWCVGEMERRYQLMSKLGVRNLKGYNEKVTTAITAGEPIIDPLWQPSDAFSQTPPTLEKLPSIVIIVDEFADMMMIVGKKVEELIARIAQKARAAGIHLILATQRPSADVITGLIKANIPTRMALRVQSRIESRIILDQQGAEQLLGMGDMFYLPPGEAVPIRVHGAFVDDHEVHAVVSDWKSRGEPNYVEEILSGENDQDILLPGEQAEATEDDELDALYDEALSFVTETRRVSISSVQRKFRIGYNRAARIVEQMENHGVVSTPGHNGAREVIAPPPVKE; this comes from the coding sequence ATGGTTGCCATATTGTCTTCAGAATCTCGAAAATTATCAGGAGCTCAACGCTTACTTGAAGCAGGGTTGTTATTTTGCACCGTCATTGCAATGTACCTTATGTTAGCGCTATTTACTTTTGACCCTGCAGATCCTGGTTGGTCTCAAACAGGGTACAAAACACCGGTGAGAAATTTAGGTGGCTCTGTTGGCGCCTATTTGTCTGATTTGCTGTTAAATTTTTTCGGTGTTATCGCATATAGCTTACCCTTTGTTATTGCTTTTATTGGCTGGTTACTCTTCCAAAAATTCTATCGATTGATGCAATTAGATTACTTAACCCTTGGCCTCAAGTTTATCGGCTTCTTTATGTTTTATATTGGCGTGACATCATTAGCCAGTATGAACTTTGACGATATCTTCTATTTCTCTGCGGGAGGGATATTAGGCGATATAATAAGCGGTACCTTTATCGTGTACCTTTCCTTTGTAGGCAGTACGCTTTTATTTTTGATGTTAACGTGTACAGGCTTTGTATTTCTTACAGGTATTTCATGGCTTACTATTATTGATAACATAGGCCAATACACCATATCAGCCGCTTTATTCCTTATTGCTTTACCCAAATTATTGCAAGACAAATTTGGCACAAGTGATATTGAACCTTCTTTTAGTGACTCGGCTAAATTAGTTGGTGCACAAGAACAAAGCCTTAAAGATGAAGCTAACAAAGAGCTTGATGAAAGTCGTGAAAGAGTAAGAGATGCATTTGGACAAACAGAGGTTTTAGCTCAACAAGACAATGATGATGAAGTTATTCCGAATGAAGAACGTATTGAACCCTTTATTGAAATTGACGATTTACTTAATGAGCCTCTATCCGTTAATGTCCAGGAAAATGTCAGTAAAGAAGAAATTGCAGCAGCATTTGAACCAGTAGAGAAAATACAGGTCGAAGAGCCAGCCACTCTGCATGACAAAATTCATCAGCAGTTGGCAAACGCAAAAGAAAGTGAACCGGATTATGTTTCATTACCGTCTTTAGATTTACTTGACCGGTCTGATCGCGTTAAAAACCCAATTGATAAAGAGCAATTGGATAAAGTTTCTAGGCTAGTTGAAGCCAAATTGATTGAATTTGGTGTTAAGGCGGATGTGGTTGATGTTTTTCCAGGGCCCGTCATTACGAGGTTTGAGCTTGATTTAGCTCCTGGTGTAAAGGTTAGTAAAATCACTAACCTTTCAAAAGATATTGCACGTTCTCTATCTGCTAAAAGTGTTCGTGTTGTTGAAGTGATTGAAGGTAAGTCAGTCATTGGTATCGAACTACCGAACAAGAATCGAGACACGGTATTTTTCGCAGATGTATTAGCCTGTGAAAAGTTTGAACAGTCACCGTCGAATTTAGCAATGGCCATTGGTAGTGACATCTCAGGAAAGCCTGTTGTAGCTGACTTGGCTAAAATGCCTCATTTGTTAGTGGCAGGAACGACGGGGTCGGGTAAATCTGTAGCAGTTAATACCATGATCGTCAGTATATTGTATAAATCTTCACCTGAAGATGTGCGCATGATCATGATTGATCCTAAGCAAGTAGAATTGTCAGTGTATGACGGTATACCTCATTTACTTTCTGAAGTGGTAACAGACATGAAAGAGGCGTCAAACGCGCTTAGGTGGTGTGTTGGTGAAATGGAGAGGCGCTATCAGTTAATGTCTAAATTGGGCGTAAGAAACCTCAAAGGATATAATGAAAAAGTTACTACTGCGATTACTGCAGGCGAGCCGATTATTGACCCCTTATGGCAACCTAGTGATGCCTTTAGCCAAACACCACCAACTTTGGAGAAACTACCTTCTATTGTGATCATCGTTGATGAATTTGCCGATATGATGATGATTGTGGGTAAAAAAGTTGAAGAGCTTATCGCACGTATAGCCCAAAAAGCGCGTGCAGCTGGCATTCACTTAATTCTTGCAACTCAAAGACCTTCTGCAGATGTTATTACCGGATTAATTAAAGCAAATATCCCGACACGTATGGCATTACGAGTACAATCACGTATTGAGTCGAGAATTATTCTCGACCAACAAGGCGCGGAGCAACTCTTGGGGATGGGGGATATGTTTTATCTGCCACCAGGAGAAGCCGTTCCAATTCGAGTGCATGGTGCTTTTGTTGATGATCACGAAGTGCACGCCGTTGTCAGTGATTGGAAATCTCGAGGCGAGCCTAACTATGTAGAAGAAATATTGTCAGGTGAGAATGATCAAGACATCCTACTTCCAGGTGAGCAAGCAGAAGCGACGGAAGATGATGAGTTAGATGCGCTTTATGATGAAGCATTAAGTTTTGTCACAGAAACTCGCCGTGTATCAATATCAAGTGTCCAACGTAAATTCAGAATTGGTTACAATAGGGCCGCACGTATCGTGGAACAAATGGAAAATCACGGGGTCGTATCTACTCCAGGGCACAATGGGGCGCGTGAAGTAATAGCGCCACCTCCAGTAAAAGAATAA
- the lolA gene encoding outer membrane lipoprotein chaperone LolA yields the protein MKKSLVFPITSIIMAGNVLALPLATANIAKPNITLLNENSSSVKKASQDEIDKAKLLEILSKITSFTADFEQSIYDEESNALQVSIGNIIVKKPNLVNWHTKSPDENQILSDGKSLWLFDPFIEQVTAYALDASLTNTPILLLSSNDQSLWQQYDIKQTAIMEFVIKSIDDNSQVKELTIVFDETGTAIKKFIILDATGQRSEIALSAFTLNPALSNQIFNFVVPEGVQLDDQR from the coding sequence TTGAAAAAATCGTTAGTATTTCCCATTACATCAATCATTATGGCTGGGAATGTATTGGCACTTCCTTTAGCGACAGCCAATATAGCTAAGCCAAACATTACCTTGCTTAATGAAAATTCAAGTAGCGTTAAAAAAGCGAGTCAAGATGAAATTGATAAAGCTAAGTTATTGGAAATATTAAGTAAAATTACTTCCTTTACGGCTGATTTTGAACAAAGTATCTATGATGAGGAAAGTAACGCGTTACAAGTATCTATAGGGAATATTATCGTTAAGAAGCCAAACCTTGTGAATTGGCACACAAAATCTCCCGATGAAAATCAAATACTTTCTGATGGTAAGTCACTATGGTTGTTTGATCCATTTATCGAACAAGTTACCGCGTATGCTTTAGATGCGTCTTTGACTAATACGCCGATTTTACTACTTTCGAGTAATGACCAATCCTTGTGGCAACAATATGATATAAAACAAACGGCCATAATGGAATTTGTGATTAAATCAATCGATGATAACTCGCAAGTCAAAGAATTAACGATAGTATTTGATGAAACTGGTACAGCGATCAAAAAATTTATCATATTGGATGCAACAGGACAGCGCAGTGAAATAGCTTTATCTGCTTTTACGTTAAACCCCGCATTAAGCAATCAGATATTTAATTTCGTTGTACCAGAAGGTGTTCAATTAGATGACCAGCGATAA
- a CDS encoding replication-associated recombination protein A produces the protein MTSDNGTLDLSFEEQGSFKPLAAKLRPKQLSDYVGQQHILGKGSPLRVAIENKQCQSVIFWGPPGTGKTTLAEIIATHSDAEIERVSAVTSGIKEIRQAIDNAKSRLIHHQQRTVLFVDEVHRFNKSQQDAFLPHIEDGTVIFIGATTENPAFELNRALLSRTRLYTLNKLTAQDLELVLKKAIEIEQVDRNCTVEFQQQAKKSLVTIANGDARRLLNLFENCLDIYPSETLININEALILEISGSNIPLYDKGGDAFYDLISAFHKSVRGSDPDAALYWYSRIIIAGGDALYVARRLLAIASEDVGNADPRALQIAISAWDTFQRVGPAEGERAIAQAAVYMALAPKSNAVYTAFKQAQTLAKETSALEVPFHLRNATSSITEKLGHGAGYRYAHDEQNSFAAGENYFPPEIADTRLYQPTDRGLEKQLKEKQRYLDELNRQSDEQRYK, from the coding sequence ATGACCAGCGATAACGGTACCTTAGACTTATCATTTGAAGAGCAGGGAAGCTTTAAACCGCTAGCGGCAAAGCTACGACCTAAGCAATTAAGTGATTATGTAGGTCAACAGCATATCTTGGGCAAAGGCTCGCCTTTACGCGTCGCAATTGAAAACAAACAATGTCAATCGGTTATATTTTGGGGACCTCCTGGCACAGGCAAAACAACGCTTGCAGAGATAATCGCGACGCATTCTGATGCCGAAATTGAACGAGTATCAGCGGTAACATCAGGCATTAAAGAAATTCGACAAGCCATTGATAATGCCAAATCACGTCTAATTCATCATCAACAACGAACTGTTTTGTTTGTTGATGAAGTACACCGCTTTAATAAAAGCCAACAAGATGCCTTTTTACCACACATAGAAGATGGCACGGTTATTTTTATTGGTGCGACCACAGAAAACCCAGCATTTGAGCTTAATCGAGCACTATTGTCGAGAACACGCCTATACACACTTAATAAGTTAACAGCGCAAGACCTTGAATTAGTACTGAAAAAAGCAATAGAAATAGAACAGGTCGATCGAAATTGTACGGTTGAATTTCAACAACAAGCAAAAAAAAGCTTAGTTACCATCGCTAATGGCGATGCGAGGCGGTTGCTTAATCTCTTTGAGAATTGTCTTGATATTTATCCGAGTGAAACACTAATAAACATCAATGAAGCGTTAATACTGGAAATCAGCGGCAGTAATATCCCGTTGTATGATAAAGGTGGTGATGCTTTTTATGATTTGATTAGTGCATTTCATAAATCTGTACGGGGCTCCGACCCTGATGCTGCCTTGTATTGGTATTCAAGAATTATTATTGCAGGTGGCGATGCTTTGTATGTTGCTCGTCGGCTGCTCGCCATTGCTAGTGAAGATGTGGGTAATGCAGATCCTCGTGCCTTGCAAATTGCTATTAGTGCTTGGGATACATTTCAACGTGTTGGACCGGCTGAAGGAGAACGCGCTATTGCCCAAGCTGCAGTCTATATGGCACTTGCACCTAAAAGTAATGCCGTATATACAGCATTTAAACAGGCACAAACGTTAGCGAAGGAAACATCAGCTTTGGAAGTACCGTTTCACTTAAGAAATGCGACGAGTTCAATAACTGAAAAGCTTGGTCATGGAGCTGGTTATAGGTACGCTCATGATGAGCAGAACTCATTTGCGGCTGGCGAGAATTATTTCCCGCCAGAAATAGCAGATACTAGGTTGTACCAGCCAACGGACAGGGGATTGGAAAAACAGCTCAAAGAAAAACAACGATACCTTGATGAATTAAATAGGCAAAGTGATGAGCAGCGCTATAAGTAA
- the crcB gene encoding fluoride efflux transporter CrcB: protein MSSAISNLNLYFFVAIGGACGASLRFFFSQIILNWLGKGFPFATLMVNISGSFIMGLLYGLIEQGTIELGVYRTLIGIGFLGAFTTFSTFSLDTLLLMQQGEIFKAMANIVFNVVFCVSAAALGMFIVSNQ, encoded by the coding sequence ATGAGCAGCGCTATAAGTAATCTAAATTTGTATTTTTTCGTTGCCATAGGAGGAGCCTGCGGTGCCAGTTTACGGTTCTTTTTTTCACAAATAATCTTAAATTGGCTCGGAAAAGGATTCCCTTTTGCAACATTGATGGTTAATATTTCCGGCTCGTTTATAATGGGCCTTTTATACGGGTTGATTGAACAAGGTACAATTGAGCTTGGTGTATATCGCACGCTCATAGGAATAGGGTTTCTAGGTGCCTTTACCACATTTTCAACGTTTTCATTAGATACTTTGTTGCTGATGCAACAAGGTGAAATTTTTAAAGCAATGGCGAATATTGTTTTTAATGTTGTGTTTTGCGTGAGCGCTGCGGCATTAGGAATGTTTATCGTCTCTAACCAATAA
- the serS gene encoding serine--tRNA ligase produces MLDAKLLRSDIEQTASLLAKRGYTLDTKKLIALEEQRKAIQVKTQELQSQRNTRSKSIGQAKARGEDIQPLLAEVSQLGNELESAKEEQNVILKKINDIAAAIPNLIHESVPAGDSEDDNVEVRSWGTPREFDFEVKDHVDVATALDKGLDFESGAKLAGTRFVVMRGQIARMHRALAQFMLDVHSLEHGYEEMYVPYLVNHDSLYGTGQLPKFGEDLFHTDLATRTFSLIPTAEVPLTNLARDEIIDENKLPIKMTAHTPCFRSEAGSSGRDIRGLIRQHQFDKVEMVQLVKPEDSFEALEQLTSHAENILKKLELPFRTVILCTGDIGFSATKTYDLEVWLPAQNTYREISSCSNMGDFQARRMQARYRNSETNKPELLHTLNGSGLAVGRTLVAILENYQQADGSIEIPTVLQPYMGGQTHIGKA; encoded by the coding sequence ATGCTTGACGCAAAACTTTTAAGATCAGATATCGAACAAACAGCAAGTTTATTAGCGAAACGTGGCTATACACTTGATACCAAAAAGCTTATAGCGCTAGAAGAGCAGCGCAAAGCCATTCAAGTAAAAACGCAGGAATTACAAAGCCAACGTAATACGCGTTCAAAATCTATCGGCCAAGCAAAAGCACGCGGTGAAGATATACAGCCTCTTTTAGCTGAAGTGTCTCAACTGGGTAATGAATTAGAATCTGCAAAAGAAGAGCAGAACGTTATTCTTAAAAAGATTAACGATATAGCTGCAGCAATACCTAATCTAATTCATGAATCAGTCCCAGCTGGTGATAGTGAAGACGATAACGTTGAAGTGCGTTCTTGGGGGACACCACGTGAATTTGATTTTGAAGTAAAAGATCATGTTGATGTTGCCACTGCGCTTGATAAAGGCTTAGATTTTGAAAGCGGTGCAAAGCTTGCCGGAACTCGTTTTGTTGTTATGCGTGGTCAAATTGCTCGTATGCATCGTGCGTTAGCACAATTTATGCTTGATGTGCATTCATTAGAACATGGCTACGAAGAAATGTATGTTCCGTATCTGGTTAACCACGATTCTTTGTATGGAACGGGTCAGTTACCTAAATTTGGTGAAGATTTATTCCACACCGATCTTGCTACTCGCACTTTTTCTCTTATTCCAACAGCTGAAGTGCCGTTAACGAACTTGGCTCGTGATGAGATTATTGACGAGAATAAGCTCCCAATTAAAATGACGGCTCACACCCCGTGCTTTAGAAGTGAAGCCGGTTCATCAGGCCGTGATATTCGCGGTTTGATCCGTCAGCATCAATTCGACAAAGTTGAAATGGTGCAATTAGTTAAGCCAGAAGATTCATTTGAAGCGTTAGAGCAGTTAACCTCTCATGCTGAAAATATCTTAAAGAAATTAGAATTGCCATTTAGAACAGTGATTCTATGTACGGGTGATATCGGTTTTAGCGCGACTAAAACATATGATTTAGAAGTATGGTTACCGGCACAAAATACTTATCGTGAAATTTCATCGTGTTCAAATATGGGCGACTTCCAAGCACGACGCATGCAAGCACGCTATAGAAACAGTGAGACGAACAAGCCTGAGCTTCTGCACACGTTAAATGGCTCTGGTTTAGCGGTAGGACGTACGTTAGTGGCTATATTGGAAAACTATCAACAAGCTGATGGTAGCATTGAAATTCCAACAGTATTGCAACCATACATGGGTGGACAAACTCATATTGGCAAAGCCTGA
- a CDS encoding TlpA disulfide reductase family protein has product MFKSLAIQTIIFICIFQFTSFIRETSMLSTDSPVNTNHTLPTLHGEEITLSSDNKPLVVYFFAPWCQVCHASIGNLQSIYEKNDAIDVIAVAMDFTSQAEVEKFTRQHKLTFPIALGDHRTKSNFKVQGYPSYYVINEQNLIASKSMGYSTELGIYLRSL; this is encoded by the coding sequence TTGTTTAAAAGTCTTGCCATACAAACAATCATATTTATCTGCATTTTTCAGTTTACTTCATTCATTCGTGAAACCAGTATGCTTTCGACGGATAGCCCTGTTAATACAAACCATACATTGCCAACGTTACATGGTGAAGAAATTACCCTGAGTTCCGACAATAAGCCTTTGGTGGTGTATTTTTTTGCGCCTTGGTGTCAAGTCTGTCACGCAAGTATTGGTAATTTACAATCTATTTATGAAAAGAACGATGCTATTGATGTGATAGCGGTTGCTATGGATTTTACATCTCAAGCAGAAGTAGAAAAATTTACCCGCCAGCATAAATTAACCTTTCCAATCGCACTGGGCGATCATCGCACCAAATCAAATTTTAAGGTACAAGGTTACCCCAGTTATTATGTTATAAATGAACAAAATTTAATCGCTAGTAAATCAATGGGCTACTCCACAGAGCTAGGGATCTACTTAAGATCACTTTAA
- a CDS encoding M14 family metallopeptidase has product MQISDNFDSGNIRVIDISDPKNIQLEIKKDNQSEFYQWFHFKLHNNEHQEHVMHINNAGQSAYIEGWENYQAVASYDREHWFRVPTEFDGAKLTISFMPEHDSIYFAYFAPYSYDRHQDLIHNAQLHIDCQLQVLGQTHDGRDMSLLKIGEEGEGKKIIWLTARQHPGESMAEWFMEGFIDRLLDEDDGVARSLLDNAVFYLVPNMNPDGSVRGHLRTNAIGVNLNREWQEPSMEKSPEVFLVRNKMKETGVDMHLDIHGDEALPFNFVAGCEGCPSYDERHHQLEEKFKEILLAVTPEFQDDKGYDKDEPGKANLTVGSNWVGENFKCLAYTVEMPFKDNDLLPDYAVGWSDARSAIFGRDMLTAIYHVVESI; this is encoded by the coding sequence ATGCAAATATCTGATAATTTTGATAGCGGCAACATTCGTGTAATCGATATCTCTGATCCAAAAAATATCCAACTAGAAATTAAAAAAGATAACCAATCTGAATTTTACCAATGGTTTCACTTTAAACTGCATAACAATGAGCATCAAGAGCACGTAATGCATATTAATAATGCAGGTCAATCAGCTTATATTGAAGGCTGGGAAAATTATCAAGCCGTAGCGTCTTATGATCGTGAGCATTGGTTTAGAGTACCTACAGAGTTTGATGGCGCTAAACTCACCATCAGCTTTATGCCAGAACACGACTCTATCTATTTTGCCTACTTTGCACCATATAGCTACGACCGTCATCAAGACCTCATTCACAATGCTCAGTTACATATTGATTGTCAGTTACAGGTGTTAGGGCAAACTCATGATGGCCGTGATATGTCTCTGTTAAAAATTGGAGAAGAAGGCGAGGGTAAGAAAATTATATGGTTAACGGCAAGACAGCACCCCGGTGAGTCTATGGCCGAATGGTTTATGGAAGGTTTTATTGACCGTTTACTCGATGAAGACGATGGTGTTGCGCGTTCTTTGTTAGATAATGCCGTGTTTTATTTAGTGCCCAATATGAACCCAGACGGGAGTGTTAGAGGCCATCTTAGAACCAATGCAATTGGTGTGAACTTAAACCGTGAGTGGCAAGAGCCTTCAATGGAAAAATCACCAGAAGTATTCCTCGTTAGAAATAAGATGAAAGAAACCGGCGTTGATATGCATCTTGATATTCATGGTGATGAAGCATTGCCGTTTAACTTTGTTGCGGGCTGTGAAGGGTGCCCTTCATATGACGAAAGACATCATCAACTAGAAGAGAAATTTAAGGAAATACTTCTCGCGGTTACCCCAGAGTTCCAAGATGACAAAGGATACGACAAAGATGAGCCGGGTAAGGCTAATCTGACAGTGGGTAGTAATTGGGTAGGCGAGAATTTTAAATGTTTGGCTTATACCGTAGAAATGCCTTTTAAAGATAATGATTTATTGCCTGACTATGCTGTAGGTTGGTCGGATGCACGCAGTGCAATATTTGGCCGTGATATGCTAACGGCAATATATCATGTTGTAGAAAGTATATAA
- a CDS encoding alanine/glycine:cation symporter family protein has translation MLEFVQSLNSVIWSPALIYLCLGAGLFFSIITRFVQIRHFREMWRLLLSGKSSEKGISSFQALAVSLSGRVGTGNIAGVAAAIGFGGPGAVFWMWVVAFLGAATAYVESTNAQIYKEEEDGIYRGGPAYYIEKAMGQKWYAWIFAFSTILACGALLPVVQSNGIGDSLVNVFGNGGTVNSFLGELALTKVYAAVFIVLLLGFIIFGGVKRIASFTQVVVPFMALAYIIIACSIIALNLDMLPGVVSLIITDAFSPMAGVGAAIGWGVKRGVYSNEAGQGTGPHAAASAEVDHPAQQGLVQAFSVYIDTLFVCSATAFMILITQQYNVVPDGATEAIVSNIALATEINGPAFTQLAVDSVLPGVGKPFIALALFFFAFTTILAYFFIADNNISYINRTFKKPFLRFVLKIGIMAAVFYGTVAEPSAAWVLGDIGVGLMAWLNIIGILIIFFMAKPAIKALRDYEAQQKAGVEKYTFDPEKLGIKNAELWQNKK, from the coding sequence TTGTTAGAATTCGTTCAATCACTAAATAGTGTGATTTGGAGCCCAGCGCTTATTTACTTATGTTTAGGTGCAGGTTTGTTCTTTTCCATCATTACACGCTTTGTACAAATCAGGCATTTTCGAGAAATGTGGCGTCTGCTGCTATCAGGCAAGAGTTCAGAAAAGGGGATTTCATCGTTTCAAGCACTAGCCGTATCTCTTTCTGGTCGCGTCGGTACCGGTAATATTGCAGGCGTTGCCGCTGCAATTGGTTTTGGTGGTCCGGGTGCTGTTTTTTGGATGTGGGTCGTTGCCTTTTTAGGCGCTGCAACAGCGTATGTTGAATCGACTAATGCACAAATATACAAAGAAGAAGAAGACGGTATTTATCGTGGTGGTCCAGCTTATTACATTGAAAAAGCTATGGGACAAAAGTGGTATGCATGGATATTTGCTTTTTCTACTATTCTAGCGTGTGGAGCGTTACTTCCAGTAGTGCAATCAAATGGTATTGGTGACTCACTTGTTAACGTATTTGGTAATGGTGGAACAGTTAATTCTTTCTTAGGTGAACTGGCGTTAACTAAAGTATACGCAGCGGTTTTCATCGTATTACTGTTAGGCTTTATCATTTTTGGTGGTGTTAAACGCATTGCTAGCTTTACGCAGGTTGTCGTGCCGTTTATGGCATTAGCTTATATTATCATTGCCTGTTCAATTATTGCGCTTAACCTTGATATGTTACCTGGCGTGGTTTCTTTAATCATTACTGATGCCTTTTCACCTATGGCTGGTGTAGGCGCAGCTATTGGTTGGGGCGTAAAACGTGGTGTTTATTCAAACGAGGCGGGACAAGGTACTGGCCCTCATGCAGCAGCATCGGCAGAAGTAGACCACCCTGCGCAACAAGGTTTAGTTCAAGCATTCTCAGTGTATATTGATACTTTGTTTGTATGTTCGGCTACAGCGTTTATGATCTTGATAACACAGCAGTATAATGTTGTGCCTGATGGAGCGACTGAAGCTATAGTTAGTAATATCGCTTTAGCTACGGAAATTAATGGACCTGCATTTACTCAACTAGCCGTAGATAGTGTATTACCGGGTGTAGGTAAACCATTTATCGCCTTAGCCTTATTTTTCTTTGCTTTTACCACCATCTTGGCTTATTTCTTTATCGCTGATAATAATATTTCTTATATCAACAGAACCTTTAAGAAACCATTCCTTCGGTTTGTCTTAAAAATCGGAATTATGGCAGCAGTATTCTACGGTACCGTAGCTGAACCAAGCGCTGCTTGGGTATTAGGTGATATTGGTGTTGGCTTAATGGCATGGTTAAACATCATAGGTATATTAATAATATTCTTTATGGCAAAACCGGCAATCAAAGCCTTAAGAGATTACGAAGCGCAACAAAAAGCTGGTGTTGAAAAATACACCTTTGATCCTGAAAAGCTTGGGATTAAAAACGCAGAGTTGTGGCAAAACAAAAAATAA
- a CDS encoding YeaC family protein codes for MDLIQVVDNLTEEMYLRFKSAVETGKWPEGAPVEQSQRESAMQIVMAYQARRLDMDEIFSVGSNGEIVDKTKSQLRREFKEKDSIARFKDL; via the coding sequence ATGGATTTAATACAAGTAGTTGATAATTTAACTGAAGAGATGTATTTACGTTTTAAAAGTGCAGTAGAAACAGGAAAGTGGCCTGAAGGAGCACCTGTTGAGCAAAGCCAACGTGAATCCGCAATGCAAATAGTAATGGCGTATCAAGCACGTCGACTCGACATGGATGAAATTTTCTCGGTTGGCTCTAACGGTGAAATCGTTGACAAGACTAAATCTCAATTAAGAAGAGAGTTCAAAGAAAAAGACTCTATTGCTAGGTTTAAAGATTTATGA